A single genomic interval of Helianthus annuus cultivar XRQ/B chromosome 13, HanXRQr2.0-SUNRISE, whole genome shotgun sequence harbors:
- the LOC118485898 gene encoding uncharacterized protein LOC118485898, whose product MANSQLIPPMDSSNPVFLHPSDHPRMILVSKQFDGIGFGSWKRAMSIALSAKNKFGFVDGSVTNSTNPSLWSRCNDMVISWIINTLSREIGESVLYVKTASQLWKELNDRFGQINGAKYYQLQKSICEISQGSSDIATYFTKIESIWDEISSLSEVPACSCGAYVVIAKKEEEQKLIQFLMGLNSSYDNVILMMQPLPSIKKAYSLLVQDETKRRFILLIGFPKDFKFNKPKHVAANAYANDSPVHAMSSGSCLTPEQCQQLIQFLHNTQIKTSSQSDTSR is encoded by the exons ATGGCGAATTCTCAACTGATTCCTCCAATGGATTCTTCGAATCCTGTGTTTCTTCATCCCTCTGATCATCCAAGGATGATTCTTGTCTCCAAACAATTCGATGGCATTGGATTTGGATCTTGGAAAAGAGCGATGTCTATTGCACTATCTGCGAAGAACAAATTCGGATTTGTTGATGGATCTGTCACAAATTCTACAAACCCTAGCCTGTGGAGTCGATGTAACGACATGGTAATCTCATGGATCATTAACACTTTATCAAGAGAGATTGGAGAGAGTGTTTTGTACGTTAAAACAGCTAGTCAATTGTGGAAAGAATTGAATGATAGGTTTGGGCAGATTAATGGTGCAAAATACTATCAGTTGCAGAAAAGTATTTGTGAAATTTCACAAGGAAGTAGTGACATTGCTACGTATTTCACAAAAATCGAAAGTATTTGGGATGAAATTAGTTCATTATCGGAGGTTCCAGCTTGTTCTTGTGGTGCTTATGTAGTAATTGCtaagaaagaagaagaacaaaagtTGATTCAATTTCTTATGGGCCTAAATTCCAGTTATGATAATGTCATTCTAATGATGCAGCCTCTCCCTTCAATAAAAAAGGCTTATTCTCTTTTAGTTCAAGACGAAACCAAAAGGAGATTCATCCT GTTGATTGGTTTCCCTAAAGACTTCAAGTTTAATAAACCAAAACATGTGGCTGCTAATGCTTATGCTAATGATTCACCTGTTCATGCTATGAGTTCTGGTTCTTGTCTTACTCCAGAGCAGTGTCAACAACTAATTCAATTCCTTCATAACACTCAGATCAAAACCTCTTCTCAATCTGATACTTCAAGATGA